A region of the Curvibacter sp. AEP1-3 genome:
TTCAGCGACCCAGTAGATGGTGGCGCCGCCGGTTTGCTTGGGGATGGCGATGTTGCCGCGCAGGTCGGTCAGCATGGTGACGCCGAGCTGGTCCAGCACCATGGCGTTGCGCAGCATTTCGATGAAGCTGCTGGCCTTGAGCTCAGTGGCGACCAAGTTACCACCGGCAGTAGGTGTGCCCACCACCAGGTCACGGCGCTGGATTTCGGAGGGGACAAACACACCACGGGCTTCGCGGCCCATGATTTTGGCAACAGCTGCAGAGCACTCGCGCTCAAAGCCCATGGCGCGCTCGTTGGCAGCGCTAGGGTCTGCCAGGTAGCGGGCGATGTTCAGGACGCTGAAGCGCTTGGCTTCTTTGGCTGTCAAGCCAATGTCTGCTGTGGGCAGAGGCTTGGTGGACATGTGGGCGATGAGTTCGCGCTGGAACTCTTCGACGGTGATGCCGCGCTGGATGGCGGACAGGGCCAATTCAGCGCCGCCAGGAGCGGTGGCACCGATTTTGGAGATTTCAGCGGCGTGATTGCGCTGCTCGACAACGACTACATCAGTCATGGCTTTTCCTTGGGGTTGGTTTTGGGGTGCAGGGGTGGCGGGTGCGGCTGCGATGGCAGCGGGTGCCACGGGGGCCTCCAGCTGCTCAGCGCTGCGGCCAACGCCTACGGTTGCGTCAGCGGGAACGCTGACCATGGAGACTTCAAAGGGCTCCCAGTCGGTGACGCGGTAGGTTTCCACACCGTCAGCGCTTTCGACCAGTTGGGCTTTGTGAATCATGTAGCCGACGCTGACGTTGCGGCGGATGCCATCAACCACGTCTTGCCACACTTCCTCTGCACGAGCGCTTTTTCCAAAGCGCACCACGGCACGACCTACCCGGTCGGGGCCGATCTCGACAGATTCGATAACGCCCACAACATCTCGGGTGTCGTGGTCGCACAGGAGGTTTGCACCGCTGCGCAGGCGGCCGGTGCGCATGCTGGTGGCGGTGCAGTCCAGAATTTCAATGCCCCAGTAGCGCTCGTACGGGGTCTCGCTGGCGAATGCCAGGGTGGCGGTGCGTGCTTCAACGTCAACCGCTGCACGGTCCACCAGCAAGGCTCGCTCGGTGCGACCGGTCTGCAGGTGACGCTGCAAGCTCTCGGGGATGGAGGTTTTGGTAGTCATGGCCCCTACTTTCAGGGCCGAGGTGTCTAGTTTTTAAGGCAAAGGACTAGACGTTTTTGAAGATTTTTGCGGGCATAAAAAAACCCGCCGGAGCGGGTTTCTTGTGCTGAGGGGATGGGGTTAGGCGTTTTTCACAATGCCCACTCGGCTGATGCGGATGGTTGCCTGAACAGGGATGCCACCGAGGAAGCAAAACTGGAAATTTGGTTGAAGAGATTTGCTGGCGGACGCAGTCCAATCAGCGTTGGTTCCGCTTCCCAGTGTGAGCGGCTGGGTCATCACTTGACCATCAAAGGCAGCGCTTGCCCAAGCTCCATCCATTGCCACCGAGTTGTAAACGGTGCCAGAGAGCTGGGCGGAGTTTTGAACAATGTTGTTTGTCGTATCTTGGGCCTGCAAAATAGCCGTAGGACCGACGAATCCAACTGAGCCAGCATCCACAATGATCCTGGACACTGCAGATACAACGT
Encoded here:
- a CDS encoding phage major capsid protein, encoding MTTKTSIPESLQRHLQTGRTERALLVDRAAVDVEARTATLAFASETPYERYWGIEILDCTATSMRTGRLRSGANLLCDHDTRDVVGVIESVEIGPDRVGRAVVRFGKSARAEEVWQDVVDGIRRNVSVGYMIHKAQLVESADGVETYRVTDWEPFEVSMVSVPADATVGVGRSAEQLEAPVAPAAIAAAPATPAPQNQPQGKAMTDVVVVEQRNHAAEISKIGATAPGGAELALSAIQRGITVEEFQRELIAHMSTKPLPTADIGLTAKEAKRFSVLNIARYLADPSAANERAMGFERECSAAVAKIMGREARGVFVPSEIQRRDLVVGTPTAGGNLVATELKASSFIEMLRNAMVLDQLGVTMLTDLRGNIAIPKQTGGATIYWVAENTAPTESQQSVGQVLMSPKTAGGFTDISRTLLNQASIDVENFVLGDLAKQLGLGIQLAAIAGTGASNQPSGLLTRITPSLVGGTNGLAPTWNNIIDLETNVATANADVGTMGYLVNAKTRGILKRTQKFSGTNGDPIWDRNTNEPLNGYRAAVTNAVPSNLTKGTSSGVCSAGIFGNFSDLLIGMWGAIDLMRDPYAASTSGGVRIVALQDVDVNVRNTESFATVVDWLTA